The window TTGGTGGGGCAGCAAAGGAAAAGCGTTTTTCGTATGGGCGACCCTGGGTATCCGTTCCTTTCTTGGAATTGTCGAGCCCACTTTTCGTGCATTCAAGACCGCCAAGGACGACATCGGTAACAAGAGGGAACATCACTACTTCGGTCTTTGGGACGCCGAACATCATTCACTGGTCATCGCAAACGATGACTGGCTGATCGCCTACGGCAACCCGCGTGCTGAGGAGCGGCTGTCGGAAAGGCTCCGCTCCTGGGTAGAGCTCGGCATGCCCACTGCGGCCTGTCTTGACCTCAAGACGTATCCCATAGAGGTGCGATTGGAAGCTGACGATCACCAGTGGATTGTGAGACGAAGGGATTCGCAGTTTCTGTGGAGTTTGCAGAGATAAGGAATTTCGTAGGCAACTTGCTGCATGGTCTGCAAAAGAGCATTTGACGGACCCCTCGAATGGCTTGGGGGATCGCCGCCCCCCCCGGGGTGCAAGTTCAAAGCTCAGGTTGCTGCGCCGCAAAATTAGCGTGGCGAATGGACGGCAGCAGTATATCTTTTCGTGACTCCAATTCTCCGGGTTCACGACTCACCGCCTTCAAGGAAGGGTTAGACTTTGTTAATTTTGCCCGGTCGGCGCGGCTTGGTTTTGAAGCCGGGCGGGGTCACCGGAGTCTTCTCACTTCATCGGTGATCCTGTTTGCGACCCGTCGACGGTCGAACCTTCGTGCAAAAACAGGACTACGCTTTGCCATATTTGGGATTGGGCAATATGGTTGGGTTGAAGTCTGACCGTGGAGATGAACCGCCATGCCTGTCGACGAAGATGAAGCGCTACGGCGCGAAGCCGAGGAATCCCCGGGCCCTTCTGAACTTGAATCTGCCTTGGCCAACGACACGCTCGCTGATGTCGTTACCCAACCTCCACTGATCCTTGAGGGTGCCACTTCGCTAGCCGATGCGATTAGCAAGATGCGCGACGAGCGGCGCGCGTGCGTGCTGGTTGTTGAAGCGGGAAAGTTGGCAGGGGTTTTCACCGAACGCGACATCCTGATGAAGGTAGCGGCAACTTCGATGGACCTCGAACGCACGCGTCTCGAGGAGGTGATGACGCGCGATCCAGTTACGCTCCCCGCGGACTCCAGCGTCGCTTATGCTCTCAACCTCATGGTCATCGAGGGATTCCGCCACATTCCGATGGTCGACGAGGACGAGCATCCAGTCGCCGTCGTCTCGATGCGCAGTCTGATCGAGTATTTGGGGTCTTTTTATAGCCGCGACCTTCTCACCATCGCGCCCCATCCACACTTGTCGCGCTTCAAGAATCGCGACGGCGCCTGAAAGGAACGCACACGACCTGTAAGGGCGTTGTTCGAAAAGCGGCGGCCACACGGGAGTCGGGTCATGAATATGCAAACCACAAATGCTGGCGTGACGTGCTCTTTGGTGCGCGCAGTTCGCGACATTCGCTGGGAAGAGAGCCCCGCGGACGCGCGCGAGGCAGCGCGTCAATGTCTTCTCGATTTTCTAGGCTGCGCGGTCGCAGGTTCGCGCCAACCGCTCGCGCAGATTCTGCTAACCGAGATCGCTGCGCGAGAAGGATCGTCCGAAGCGACACTGGTCGGCCGACAGGAACGGTGTTCGCGGTCAACGGCCGCTTTAGTCAATGGCGCGGCCGGCCACGCGCTCGACTTCGATGACACCCACATGGCAATGGGTGGTCATCCGTCCGTTCCAGTAATTCCGTCCGCGCTGGCACTGGCGGAGACGATCGCAGCCAATGGCCAGTCCTTGCTGGAAGCAATCATCGCTGGCATCGAGCTTGAGTGTCGGCTGGGCGCGATCGTCGGCGGGGAACACTATGCAATCGGGTTCCACTCCACCGGCACCCTCGGCGCGTTTGGAGCGGCCGCGGCGTGCGCGCATCTCTTGCAACTGGACGAGGATGGGTGGCTCCGTGCGATGGGTCTTGCGGGAACCCAGGCGGCCGGACTCAAGTCGGCCTTTGGCACTATGGCGAAACCGCTGCACGCCGGGCGGGCGGCGTCGAACGGATTGTTGAGCGCGCTCGCGGCACGCGGCGGGTTTACCTCCAGTGCCGCTATCCTCGAGGCTGAGCAAGGATTTCTGGCGAGCCACGCCGGCGCAGCGCCCTCGGCGCAGCCGATCGATCAGGTCGCCGGACGCTTCCTGATTCGCGACACGCTCTTCAAGTACCACGCGTCCTGTTATCTTACGCATGCCCCCATCAACGCGGCGGCGCGTATTCAGGCGGAACAGCATCTCGACCCGAAAACGATCGATGATGTGGAGGTTCGGGTGGCGCGCAGCTTGCTCAAGGTGTGCAATATCCAATCGCCAACCACCGGACTCGAAGGAAAGTTCAGCTTGCGCGCCACCACCGCCATGGCGCTGCGCGGAGAAGACACCAGCGACCTTGGGACCTTTAGCGATGCTCGACTGACAGATCCGGATTTGGTGGGGCTTCGCGATCGCGTCCGTATCGTAACCATCGACAAGACGCCGCAGACACGGGCGCGCGTGATCGTTAGAGCCCGGGGACAGCAATTCGAAGCGGAATCTGATTCCGGACAACCCGCCTCCGACCTCGACCTTCAACGTGAACGACTCACGAGAAAGTTCCGTGGTCTGACGTCGCCAATTCTCGAGCGCTCCGGCGCCGAGGCCCTCGCGCGCGCTGTGATGGAGGTCGAAAAGCTAGCAACCGTATCCGAGCTGATGCGGTTGACGATGCCACACTAGAATTCTCGCGCCCACCCCAGTCCCCTTCGACAGAGCGCCTTTCGTGTCCAT of the Candidatus Binataceae bacterium genome contains:
- a CDS encoding CBS domain-containing protein; translation: MPVDEDEALRREAEESPGPSELESALANDTLADVVTQPPLILEGATSLADAISKMRDERRACVLVVEAGKLAGVFTERDILMKVAATSMDLERTRLEEVMTRDPVTLPADSSVAYALNLMVIEGFRHIPMVDEDEHPVAVVSMRSLIEYLGSFYSRDLLTIAPHPHLSRFKNRDGA
- a CDS encoding MmgE/PrpD family protein produces the protein MNMQTTNAGVTCSLVRAVRDIRWEESPADAREAARQCLLDFLGCAVAGSRQPLAQILLTEIAAREGSSEATLVGRQERCSRSTAALVNGAAGHALDFDDTHMAMGGHPSVPVIPSALALAETIAANGQSLLEAIIAGIELECRLGAIVGGEHYAIGFHSTGTLGAFGAAAACAHLLQLDEDGWLRAMGLAGTQAAGLKSAFGTMAKPLHAGRAASNGLLSALAARGGFTSSAAILEAEQGFLASHAGAAPSAQPIDQVAGRFLIRDTLFKYHASCYLTHAPINAAARIQAEQHLDPKTIDDVEVRVARSLLKVCNIQSPTTGLEGKFSLRATTAMALRGEDTSDLGTFSDARLTDPDLVGLRDRVRIVTIDKTPQTRARVIVRARGQQFEAESDSGQPASDLDLQRERLTRKFRGLTSPILERSGAEALARAVMEVEKLATVSELMRLTMPH